One Clarias gariepinus isolate MV-2021 ecotype Netherlands chromosome 18, CGAR_prim_01v2, whole genome shotgun sequence genomic window carries:
- the LOC128506346 gene encoding tripartite motif-containing protein 16-like: MAEAIISVPNDQFSCPVCLDLLKDPVTLACGHSFCKVCINKCWDQEDVKGVYSCPQCKDTFTLRPDLRKNTMLAEMVERVQKAEIRAAPSAQRYAGPGDVACDSCTERRHKAIMSCLMCQASFCETHLKPHLKISAKHTLVEALPKLQEKICSQHKKLFDIYCLTDQKCICSSCVLENHKGHAAVSLSAGRTEKQKKLKEERRQSQQIIQEKQKKVEELKCSVIRIKSRAQTAVEKNDIIFTEMISSMEKKRSEVTEWIRAQEKAKLSQAERLLEQLEEEITDHKRRVTELEQLSHTQDHIHFLQSFQSLCFSSGHRDSRSFTLQQPLSFCRIMNSLSDLKTRFEEFCEDQFQKIPQDDVAAAAVQKISPLEPKSREEFLKYFCYLTLDEKTSHHRFLRLSENNRVATFSWINKLCSFYAERFDSCFEVLCKESICGCSYWEVDWGNHSTVHISVSYKGRREKEWGKECGFGCNSQSWSLYCSSSSSPFFFYHNNTKTELCVPPSPRIGVYVDYNAGTLSFYRVSDPMRLIHRVSTKFTQPLYAGFGVYKGSVRLCDPK; the protein is encoded by the exons ATGGCAGAGGCAATCATTTCAGTACCAAACGATCAATTCAgctgtccagtgtgtctggatctCCTGAAGGATCCAGTGACTCTTGcctgtggtcacagtttctgtaaggtgtgtattaatAAATGCTGGGATCAGGAGGATGTGAAAGGTGTCTACAGCTGTCCTCAGTGCAAAGACACTTTCACTTTGAGGCCTGATCTACGCAAAAACACCATGCTAGCTGAAATGGTGGAGAGAGTGCAGAAAGCTGAAATCCGAGCTGCTCCTTCTGCTCAGCGTTACGCTGGACCTGGAGATGTGGCGTGTGATAGCTGCACAGAGAGAAGACACAAAGCCATAATGTCCTGTCTGATGTGTCAGGCCTCCTTTTGTGAAACTCATCTTAAACCTCATCTTAAAATTTCAGCAAAGCACACTTTGGTTGAAGCTTTACCAAAACTCCAAGAGAAGATCTGCTCTCAACATAAGAAACTGTTTGACATCTACTGTCTTACTGATCAGAAGTGTATTTGCTCTTCGTGTGTGTTGGAGAATCACAAAGGTCATGCCGCAGTATCACTTTCAGCAGGGAGAACCGAGAAACAG AAAAAGCTAAAGGAGGAACGGAGGCAAAGCCAGCAGATAATccaggagaagcagaagaaggtggAGGAGCTGAAATGTTCTGTGATCAGGATTAAG TCTCGTGCTCAGACAGCAGTGGAGAAAAATGACATTATCTTTACTGAGATGATCAGCTCCATGGAGAAGAAGCGCTCCGAGGTGACAGAGTGgatcagagctcaggagaagGCTAAGTTGAGTCAAGCTGAACGACTTCTGGAGCAACTGGAGGAGGAGATCACTGATCATAAGAGGAGAGTCACTGAGCTGGAGCAACTTTCACATACACAGGATCACATCCATTTCCTCCAG AGTTTCCAGTCTCTCTGTTTCTCCTCTGGACATAGGGATTCTCGCAGCTTTACTCTCCAGCAACCTCTCTCATTCTGCAGAATCATGAATTCTCTCTCAGATCTTAAAACAAGATTCGAGGAGTTCTGCGAAGATCAATTCCAAAAAATCCCTCAGGATG ATGTTGCAGCTGCAGCAGTTCAGAAAATTTCACCATTAGAGCCAAAAAGCAGGGAAGAATTTCTGAAAT atttttgttaTCTGACTCTTGATGAAAAAACTTCCCATCATCGCTTCCTTCGTCTCTCTGAGAATAACAGAGTGGCAACCTTCAGTTGGATAAACAAGCTGTGTTCTTTTTATGCAGAAAGATTTGACTCCTGTTTTGAGGTTCTGTGTAAGGAGAGTATATGTGGGTGCAGTTACTGGGAGGTGGATTGGGGAAATCATAGTACTGTACACATTTCTGTCTCATATAAAGGGAGAAGGGAAAAAGAATGGGGTAAAGAGTGTGGGTTTGGATGCAACAGTCAGTCCTGGAGTCTGTactgttcttcttcttcatctccTTTCTTTTTCTACCATAACAACACTAAAACTGAGCTCTGTGTTCCACCGTCCCCCAGAATCGGAGTGTATGTGGACTATAAtgcaggaactctgtccttctacCGCGTCTCTGACCCGATGAGGCTCATCCACAGGGTCTCCACCAAATTCACTCAGCCTCTATACGCTGGCTTTGGGGTCTATAAAGGATCTGTGAGGTTGTGTGATCCGAAATAA
- the LOC128506347 gene encoding tripartite motif-containing protein 16-like protein, with translation MIPCGHSFCKVCINGFWEEEKGVYSCPQCKDTFTLRPDLRKNTMLAEMVERVQKAEIRAAPSAQRYAGPGDVACDSCTERRHKAIIKAHLVEALPKLQEKICSQHKKLFDIYCLTDQKCICSSCVLENHKGHAAVSLSAGRTEKQKKLKEERRQSQQIIQEKQKKVEELKCSVIRIKSRAQTAVEKNDIIFTEMISSMEKKRSEVTEWIRAQEKDKLSQAERLLEQLEEEITDHKRRVTELEQLSHTQDHIHFLQSFQSLCFSSGHRDSRSFTLQQPLSFCRIMNSLSDLKTRFEEFCEDQFQKVPQDEVAAAAVQKISPLEPKSREEFLKYFCYLTLDEKTSHHRFLRLSENNRVATFSWINKLCSFYAERFDSCFEVLCKESICGCSYWEVDWGNHSSVHISVSYKGRREKEWGKECGFGCNSQSWSLYCSSSSSPFFFYHNNTKTELCVPPSPRIGVYVDYSAGTLSFYHVSDTMRLIHRVSTKFTQPLYAGFGVYKGSVRLCDPK, from the exons ATGATTCcctgtggtcacagtttctgtaaggtgtgtattaatggCTTTTGGGAGGAGGAGAAAGGTGTCTACAGCTGTCCTCAGTGCAAAGACACTTTCACTTTGAGGCCTGATCTACGCAAAAACACCATGCTAGCTGAAATGGTGGAGAGAGTGCAGAAAGCTGAAATCCGAGCTGCTCCTTCTGCTCAGCGTTACGCTGGACCTGGAGATGTGGCGTGTGATAGCTGCACAGAGAGAAGACACAAAGCCATAAT CAAAGCACACTTGGTTGAAGCTTTACCAAAACTCCAAGAGAAGATCTGCTCTCAACATAAGAAACTGTTTGACATCTACTGTCTTACTGATCAGAAGTGTATTTGCTCTTCGTGTGTGTTGGAGAATCACAAAGGTCATGCCGCAGTATCACTTTCAGCAGGGAGAACCGAGAAACAG AAAAAGCTAAAGGAGGAACGGAGGCAATCCCAGCAGATAATccaggagaagcagaagaaggtggAGGAGCTGAAATGTTCTGTGATCAGGATTAAG TCTCGTGCTCAGACAGCAGTGGAGAAAAATGACATTATCTTTACTGAGATGATCAGCTCCATGGAGAAGAAGCGCTCCGAGGTGACAGAGTGgatcagagctcaggagaagGATAAGTTGAGTCAAGCTGAACGACTTCTGGAGCAACTGGAGGAGGAGATCACTGATCATAAGAGGAGAGTCACTGAGCTGGAGCAACTTTCACATACACAGGATCACATCCATTTCCTCCAG AGTTTCCAGTCTCTCTGTTTCTCCTCTGGACATAGGGATTCTCGCAGCTTTACTCTCCAGCAACCTCTCTCATTCTGCAGAATCATGAATTCTCTCTCAGATCTTAAAACAAGATTCGAGGAGTTCTGTGAAGATCAATTCCAAAAAGTCCCTCAGGATG AAGTTGCAGCTGCAGCAGTTCAGAAAATTTCACCGTTAGAGCCAAAAAGCAGGGAAGAATTTCTGAAAT atttttgttaTCTGACTCTTGATGAAAAAACTTCCCATCATCGCTTCCTTCGTCTCTCTGAGAATAACAGAGTGGCAACCTTCAGTTGGATAAACAAGCTGTGTTCTTTTTATGCAGAAAGATTTGACTCCTGTTTTGAGGTTCTGTGTAAGGAGAGTATATGTGGGTGCAGTTACTGGGAGGTGGATTGGGGAAATCATAGTAGTGTACACATTTCTGTCTCATATAAAGGGAGAAGGGAAAAAGAATGGGGTAAAGAGTGCGGGTTTGGATGCAACAGTCAGTCCTGGAGTCTGtactgttcttcttcttcttctcccttCTTTTTCTACCATAACAACACTAAAACTGAGCTCTGTGTTCCACCGTCCCCCAGAATCGGAGTGTATGTGGACTacagtgcaggaactctgtccttctacCACGTCTCTGACACGATGAGGCTCATCCACAGGGTCTCCACCAAATTCACTCAGCCTCTATATGCTGGCTTTGGGGTCTATAAAGGATCCGTCAGGTTGTGTGATCCGAAATAA